In one window of Mobula hypostoma chromosome 8 unlocalized genomic scaffold, sMobHyp1.1 SUPER_8_unloc_1, whole genome shotgun sequence DNA:
- the LOC134341146 gene encoding nephrin-like yields the protein MERGIFGGWICASTLTFLASASHDGEQVRCQAFTPLLQEITNTFHTIQICHAPRFRKDQVGQVEGQEWGAVVIPLSVSANPGEVTYTWSRNGKELVKAGPTRHHLKADGSLEIWNLTRFDAGIYKINVKNNEGENETFVRLIML from the exons ATGGAGAGGGGCATTTTTGGGGGTTGGATCTGCGCCTCGACACTCACCTTCCTGGCTTCGGCCAGTCATGATGGGGAGCAAGTCCGGTGCCAGGCGTTCACCCCTCTGCTGCAGGAGATCACTAACACCTTCCACACAATCCAGATCTGCC ATGCCCCCCGATTTCGGAAGGACCAGGTCGGACAGGTGGAGGGTCAGGAATGGGGAGCGGTCGTCATCCCACTGAGCGTATCAGCCAACCCTGGGGAGGTGACCTACACCTGGAGCCGGAACGGCAAGGAGCTGGTCAAAG CTGGACCGACACGTCACCACCTGAAGGCAGATGGTTCCTTGGAGATCTGGAACTTGACACGTTTTGATGCAGGGATCTACAAGATCAACGTCAAAAATAACGAGGGAGAAAATGAGACCTTTGTCAGGCTTATAATGTTGT